In Thermothelomyces thermophilus ATCC 42464 chromosome 2, complete sequence, a single window of DNA contains:
- a CDS encoding stretch-activated Ca-permeable channel (MID1, a plasma membrane protein, is required for Ca2+ influx and mating) yields the protein MHLSPLQSRLVASLAASCLLILLYLILFPPSFALAAELNDAFPAVSDDLDFSIDPAVLNNRDPMYEPEFSAFDRSITGRVPEGVTPLTDNEPLPMNIQPGSTQLFVFVLPSGSPGEEDGRRHELRGEHNASREATAGAGATEQAKGTFEDGQGIGKRQAKQTVYISANTCDRPLPVDPSKTTQDAPQLTLFVSTSAENQAPGPLADQGSQDVVVFNEGAVMYSFNTDGEVYLGVYAPNVSDSFSTKPYNVQVVVSTDGYYFSYDDHDDADLIWVDSDSQGALLITHNLTDSTDPKLEAEIMKTQPYVLFAHNKKDRAINGLKYSYCGLYRHAQIAATKDERATPLVRTGMTKRGPGNLPKQQFFFSGLNSSAEYFGILARDGLDDGDHLATRQAAFKRGTRVFKATSFRTKSNHGNCALVIDLSFCDQIAYSVPSNPNFGNSTKLADFYDSYARSAYANFEKSLAQVPCDAPSSQRYSLVRNCTDCAAAYKDWLCSVAIPRCEDFSNTAPYLQPRAVTQPFPNGERLDAETLASMPNTTAFTASRNPRIDEVIKPGPHKELLPCDHLCYKLVQSCPASLEFGCPLPRGIGFAGNYAKHDPSVGLTCNFPGSAHFPSAGERAVLDWGLMILVLVAGSLTV from the exons ATGCATCTTAGCCCTTTACAATCGCGGCTGGTGGCGTCTCTCGCCGCCTCCTGCCTGCTGATTCTGCTCTACCTCATCCTCTTCCCGCCGAGTTTCGCCCTTGCCGCCGAGCTCAACGACGCGTTCCCCGCCGTTTCCGATGATCTCGACTTCTCGATAGACCCCGCAGTGCTCAACAATCGAGATCCAATGTATGAGCCCGAGTTCTCGGCCTTCGACAGAAGTATAACGGGCCGGGTTCCTGAAGGCGTCACGCCACTCACAGACAACGAGCCCCTACCAATGAACATACAACCGGGGTCGACACAGCTCTTTGTGTTCGTGCTGCCTAGCGGGTCCCCAGGGGAGGAGGACGGCAGGCGGCATGAGTTGAGAGGCGAGCATAATGCTTCGCGGGAGGCTAccgctggcgctggcgccACGGAGCAAGCGAAGGGCACATTTGAGGATGGACAAGGCATTGGGAAACGACAAGCTAAACAAACAGTCTACATTTCGGCAAATACCTGTGACCGCCCGCTGCCGGTTGACCCGTCGAAAACGACACAAGATGCTCCCCAGCTTACTCTTTTCGTATCCACTTCCGCCGAGAATCAAGCGCCTGGGCCACTCGCGGATCAAGGGAGCCAAGACGTGGTCGTGTTCAACGAGGGAGCCGTGATGTACAGCTTCAACACGGACGGAGAGGTCTATCTCGGTGTTTACGCACCAAACGTCTCGGACTCCTTCTCCACGAAGCCTTACAATGTCCAGGTTGTGGTGTCTACGGACGGCTACTACTTCAGCTACGACGACCACGATGATGCCGACTTGATCTGGGTCGACAGTGACTCGCAAGGGGCGCTGTTGATCACACACAACCTGACCGACAGTACTGATCCGAAACTGGAGGCCGAGATCATGAAAACCCAGCCATATGTGCTCTTTGCGCACAATAAAAAGGACCGAGCCATCAACGGTCTCAAGTACTCATACTGCGGGTTGTACAGGCATGCACAGATTGCGGCTACGAAAGACGAGCGGGCCACCCCTCTGGTTCGAACAGGCATGACCAAAAGGGGGCCGGGGAACTTGCCGAAGCAGCAGTTCTTTTTCAGCGGTCTTAACTCCAGCGCCGAATATTTCGGGATCCTGGCACGAGATGGGCTCGACGACGGTGACCATCTGGCCACGAGACAGGCCGCTTTCAAGCGAGGGACCCGGGTATTCAAGGCGACCAGCTTCCGCACAAAGTCCA ACCACGGCAACTGCGCCCTCGTCATCGATCTGTCCTTCTGCGACCAGATCGCCTACTCGGTTCCCAGCAACCCAAACTTTGGCAACTCGACAAAGCTCGCCGACTTCTATGACAGCTACGCCCGATCGGCATACGCCAACTTCGAGAAGTCCCTCGCGCAGGTCCCGTGCGACGCACCGTCGAGCCAGCGCTACTCGCTCGTGCGCAACTGCACCGACTGCGCGGCCGCGTACAAGGACTGGCTGTGCTCCGTCGCCATCCCGCGCTGCGAGGATTTCTCCAACACGGCCCCCTATCTCCAGCCTCGCGCCGTCACCCAGCCATTTCCCAACGGCGAGAGGCTCGACGCCGAGACGCTGGCGTCGATGCCCAACACCACGGCCTTCACGGCGAGTCGGAACCCGCGGATCGACGAAGTGATCAAGCCGGGTCCGCACAAGGAGCTGCTGCCGTGCGACCATCTCTGTTATAAGCTTGTGCAGAGCTGCCCCGCCTCGCTGGAGTTCGGTTGCCCCTTGCCCCGAGGGATTGGGTTCGCGGGAAACTATGCCAAGCATGATCCGTCCGTGGGGCTGACGTGTAATTTCCCGGGCTCGGCGCACTTCCCGTCGGCCGGCGAGAGGGCGGTGTTGGATTGGGGGTTGATGATTTTGGTGCTGGTGGCGGGATCACTCACGGTATGA
- a CDS encoding glycosyltransferase family 8 protein (CAZy_ID 270118), with the protein MNRRDLHSAFTKINLWRQTQFRKIVYVDADIVAFRAPDELFDLPHTFSAAPDIGWPDLFNTGLMVLTPNLGDYHALLAMAQKGVSFDGADQGLLNMYFKNDYNRLSFSYNVTPSAHYQYLPAYRHFQSTISMVHFIGREKPWLQGRDRAFGDSPFDQMLGRWWAVYDRHYRREASRGEPSQPEQRVPEIVQYFVKGEFQPTVRYVVPVGEPPSEQFGNFQDQQYQAHDMQHLQQQQQRQHTHQAEAFSGELPHQHHDQPHGAHEQAQQHHPDLQMPRSPKPLSHQQHQVSDHQRGPQPPSQPGPQPQVESTPSWDAQRQPPPLDSKPEAMNFPQTHYAMSSDTAPFVPPERYPTPPKNMWYEMPKARPAKPEEKPKPIFPWETHRPKPTRVFASVTQLEAPATGPAAKHIGEASEPPQGSHITQAQPAVSGSSSQSATQQQPGEPHTPPLRQPSPLQSLPPQPSPPKPSPPGPSPRPARPAPAATATDIWSSFPRTNAWDNVPEINRYVDRALQRHRRSRSRNLALAGGSGDGKEAAAAVTEEFGYAFAPARRGSKVTDFPSEDDRPSLPVTPAPIRRPRRWGSGTGGDFGGGGGTGEGREQLSAAEGVPGQADWVCVHGIRWTPADCLCELANILRSYKDPAAQLQKLAKEQSELLLRRLGGGGRGDNEGKEEVGAGKGSQGEKAQRGEIPLRPLPFGSEGIRSPTYVAPTQPAVVSPTPIKPHTGTSPVNRFLAAAPDIAPSQESSAATGAPQGPVPAIPSPSYRGPGAAFEKGEDVPTFETPALPTEEERDILET; encoded by the exons ATGAACCGCCGAGATCTCCACTCGGCCTTCACCAAGATCAACCTTTGGAGGCAGACCCAGTTCCGCAAGATTGTCTATGTGGACGCAGATATTGTGGCGTTCCGAGCGCCTGATGAGCTCTTCGATCTCCCGCACACCTTCTCTGCTGCGCCCGATATTGGCTGGCCGGACCTGTTCAATACGGGCCTCATGGTCTTGACTCCAAATCTGGGCGATTACCACGCCTTGCTGGCCATGGCGCAGAAGGGGGTCTCGTTTGACGGCGCCGACCAGGGGCTCCTGAACATGTACTTCAAGAACGACTACAACCGCCTCAGCTTCAGCTACAACGTCACGCCCTCGGCCCATTACCAGTACCTTCCCGCCTACAGACACTTTCAGTCCACCATCAGCATGGTCCACTTCATCGGCAGGGAAAAGCCCTGGTTGCAGGGCAGGGACAGAGCCTTTGGCGACTCGCCTTTCGACCAAATGCTGGGAAGGTGGTGGGCTGTCTATGATCGGCACTATCGGAGAGAG GCCTCTCGAGGTGAACCCTCACAGCCAGAGCAGCGGGTTCCGGAGATTGTGCAGTATTTCGTTAAGGGCGAATTCCAACCTACCGTCCGTTACGTTGTTCCTGTTGGCGAGCCCCCAAGCGAGCAGTTTGGCAACTTTCAGGATCAGCAATATCAAGCTCATGATATGCAGCACttgcagcagcaacagcagcggcagcacaCGCATCAGGCAGAGGCCTTTTCCGGCGAGCTTCCACACCAACATCATGACCAACCCCATGGAGCTCACGAGCAAGCTCAGCAGCATCATCCTGACTTGCAAATGCCACGTTCGCCTAAGCCGCTATCGCATCAACAACACCAGGTGTCAGACCACCAACGCGGCCCTCAACCGCCGTCGCAGCCTGGGCCCCAGCCCCAAGTAGAAAGTACACCCAGTTGGGATGCTCAGAG GCAACCCCCACCCCTCGATTCCAAGCCCGAGGCGATGAACTTCCCGCAAACTCACTACGCCATGTCGTCTGATACGGCTCCGTTCGTGCCGCCAGAGCGGTATCCTACCCCTCCCAAAAATATGTGGTACGAAATGCCAAAGGCGCGCCCGGCGAAACCGGAGGAGAAACCCAAGCCCATTTTCCCCTGGGAGACACACCGGCCAAAACCGACCCGCGTGTTCGCTTCTGTAACACAGCTTGAGGCGCCGGCGACTGGCCCGGCGGCCAAGCACATTGGCGAGGCCAGTGAACCCCCACAAGGCTCGCACATCACCCAAGCCCAGCCGGCGGTATCGGGTTCGTCCTCACAGTCAGCCACGCAGCAACAACCGGGCGAACCACACACGCCGCCGCTGCGGCAACCATCGCCACTACAATCGTTGCCGCCACAGCCATCGCCACCAAAGCCGTCGCCGCCCGGTCCAAGCCCTCGCCCCGCGCGCCCCGCGCCTGCGGCGACCGCAACCGACATTTGGTCTTCCTTCCCGCGAACCAACGCTTGGGACAACGTGCCGGAAATCAACCGCTACGTCGACCGCGCGCTACAGAGGCACCGCCGCTCGCGCAGTCGAAATCTGGCTTTGGCGGGGGGCAGCGGGGACGGAAAAGAAGCAGCTGCTGCGGTAACAGAAGAGTTTGGCTACGCTTTTGCTCCGGCAAGGAGGGGTTCCAAGGTGACAGATTTCCCCAGCGAGGACGACCGCCCGAGCCTTCCGGTGACGCCGGCGCCAATCCGAAGGCCGCGGCGCTGGGGCAGCGGTACGGGCGGCGactttggcggcggcggcggcacggGCGAGGGAAGGGAACAGCTGTCGGCCGCCGAGGGTGTGCCAGGGCAGGCTGACTGGGTATGTGTGCACGGGATCCGGTGGACTCCCGCAGACTGCCTTTGCGAGCTGGCTAACATCCTTCGTTCCTACAAGGATCCTGCGGCGCAGCTGCAGAAGCTAGCCAAGGAGCAGTCGGAGCTGTTGCTGAGACGGCTGGGTGGCGGCGGTCGTGGTGATAATgaaggaaaagaagaagtAGGGGCCGGGAAGGGGTCTCAGGGAGAGAAGGCGCAGCGGGGGGAGATTCCCCTGCGTCCGCTGCCGTTCGGATCTGAAGGCATCAGGTCCCCGACCTATGTCGCTCCCACGCAGCCTGCGGTCGTAAGTCCCACGCCGATCAAACCGCACACGGGCACGAGCCCGGTGAACAGGTTCTTGGCCGCGGCGCCTGATATTGCCCCTTCGCAGGAGTCCTCAGCCGCGACCGGAGCTCCTCAAGGTCCGGTCCCTGCCATCCCTTCCCCTAGCTATCGGGGCCCCGGGGCAGCGTTCGAGAAGGGCGAGGACGTGCCTACCTTTGAGACGCCCGCGTTGCcgaccgaggaggagcgggaCATTCTTGAGACGTGA
- a CDS encoding fatty acid elongase, with the protein MATETPLALLEKLPVPTLDRPFGIHLWPIFSKAFEYVVGYPADDFRFQPGVTPMSTLKETSIFIVIYYTVIFGGRELMRNREPFKLRTLFLIHNFYLTAISAILLALFMEQIIPTVARHGIFHAICAIEGGWTQPLVVLYYLNYLTKYLELLDTCFLFLKKKPLTFLHCYHHGATALLCYTQLIGSTSVSWVVISLNLMVHVVMYWYYFQSARGVKIWWKEWITRLQIIQFIIDLGFVYFASWTYFASTYFPWVPNKGKCAGEEFAAFSGIAILSSYLLLFISFYLATYKKDGKRPSGRKAVRRMSQAPLPDPIHGTAANANGYANADAKSTGVKTNGLATRSRRA; encoded by the exons ATGGCGACCGAAACTCCCTTGGCTCTCTTGGAAAAACTGCCAGTGCCGACCCTGGACCGGCCGTTCGGCATCCATCTCTGGCCCATCTTCAGCAAGGCGTTCGAGTACGTCGTCGGTTACCCAGCCGATGACTTCAGGTTCCAACCGGGCGTGACGCCCATGTCGACCCTCAAGGAGACGAGCATTTTCATCGTCATCTATTACACAGTTATCTTTGGCGGCCGGGAGTTGATGCGCAACCGCGAGCCTTTCAAGCTGCGCACGCTCTTTTTGATCCACAACTTCTACCTCACCGCCATCAGCGCCATCCTGCTCGCCCTCTTCATGGAGCAGATCATTCCCACTGTTGCCCGCCATGGTATCTTCCATGCCATCTGCGCCATTGAGGGCGGCTGGACCCAGCCCCTGGTGGTTCTCTACTAC TTGAACTACCTTACCAAGTACCTCGAGCTTCTGGATACctgcttcctcttcctcaagAAGAAGCCCTTGACCTTCCTTCACTGCTATCACCACGGCGCAACGGCTCTCCTGTGCTACACGCAGCTTATCGGGTCGACGTCGGTTTCGTGGGTTGTCATCTCGCTGAACCTGATGGTTCACGTGGTCATGTACTGGTACTACTTCCAGAGCGCGCGTGGCGTCAAGATCTGGTGGAAGGAGTGGATCACGCGTCTGCAGATCATTCAGTTCATCATCGACCTCG GCTTCGTGTACTTCGCGTCCTGGACCTACTTCGCCTCAACCTACTTCCCATGGGTCCCCAACAAGGGCAAGTGCGCGGGCGAGGAGTTCGCTGCCTTCTCGGGCATTGCCATCCTCAGCTCCTACCTCCTGCTCTTCATCTCGTTCTACCTTGCCACGTACAAGAAGGACGGCAAGCGACCGAGCGGGCGCAAGGCCGTGCGGAGGATGAGCCAGGCGCCTCTGCCGGACCCGATCCATGGCACAGCCGCCAACGCCAACGGCTATGCCAACGCTGACGCCAAATCGACTGGCGTCAAGACCAACGGCTTGGCCACGCGCTCGCGGAGAGCCTAG
- a CDS encoding glycoside hydrolase family 61 protein (CAZy_ID 267968), producing the protein MKPFSLVALATAVSGHAIFQRVSVNGQDQGQLKGVRAPSSNSPIQNVNDANMACNANIVYHDNTIIKVPAGARVGAWWQHVIGGPQGANDPDNPIAASHKGPIQVYLAKVDNAATASPSGLKWFKVAERGLNNGVWAVDELIANNGWHYFDLPSCVAPGQYLMRVELLALHSASSPGGAQFYMGCAQIEVTGSGTNSGSDFVSFPGAYSANDPGILLSIYDSSGKPNNGGRSYPIPGPRPISCSGSGGGGNNGGDGGDDNNGGGNNNGGGSVPLYGQCGGIGYTGPTTCAQGTCKVSNEYYSQCLP; encoded by the exons ATGAAGCCCTTTAGCCTCGTCGCCCTGGCGACTGCCGTGAGCGGCCATGCCATCTTCCAGCGGGTGTCGGTCAACGGGCAGGACCAGGGCCAGCTCAAGGGGGTGCGGGCGCCGTCGAGCAACTCCCCGATCCAGAACGTCAACGATGCCAACATGGCCTGCAACGCCAACATTGTGTACCACGACAACACCATCATCAAGGTGCCCGCGGGAGCCCGCGTCGGCGCGTGGTGGCAGCACGTCATCGGCGGGCCGCAGGGCGCCAACGACCCGGACAACCCGATCGCCGCCTCCCACAAGG GCCCCATCCAGGTCTACCTGGCCAAGGTGGACAacgcggcgacggcgtcgccgtcggGCCTCAAGTGGTTCAAGGTGGCCGAGCGCGGCCTGAACAACGGCGTGTGGGCCGTCGACGAGCTCATCGCCAACAACGGCTGGCACTACTTCGACCTGCCGTCGTGCGTGGCCCCCGGCCAGTACCTGATGCGCGTCGAGCTGCTCGCCCTGCACAGCGCCTCGAGCCCCGGCGGCGCCCAGTTCTACATGGGCTGTGCACAGATCGAAG TCACTGGCTCCGGCACCAACTCGGGCTCCGACTTTGTCTCGTTCCCCGGCGCCTACTCGGCCAACGACCCGGGCATCTTGCTGAGCATCTACGACAGCTCGGGCAAGCCCAACAATGGCGGGCGCTCGTACCCGATCCCCGGCCCGCGCCCCATCTCCTGctccggcagcggcggcggcggcaacaacggcggcgacggcggcgacgacaacaacggtggtggcaacaacaacggcggcggcagcgtccCCCTGTACGGGCAGTGCGGCGGCATCGGCTACACGGGCCCGACCACCTGTGCCCAGGGAACTTGCAAGGTGTCGAACGAATACTACAGCCAGTGCCTCCCCTAG